The sequence below is a genomic window from Salminus brasiliensis chromosome 6, fSalBra1.hap2, whole genome shotgun sequence.
gtccatttaggtttgaacatggtcattagacaggtagcaagGAGCAACCTTAGATGTTTAGACATTGGGTTGTCTTAAACTGAGGGGAAAAACAGCTTCCAATTTCTGTTGcataacagttttttttttttagatgttttagatTTTCCACATATTTGTTGTAATAGCAAGATTATGAAAtatttggtatttcttgctcttgggcttcACAGACAGTCAGGGACTACTTTGAGCCACCTCTGAAGGACACACTTTaaacacacatttctggaccagctgagagacacagaaccatcactgaaacaaTCACCACCTATGCTggttacatagtacagtgaagcatcaacattattttaaagctgtgaagtttttttgttttgtttttcttgtttttttacatgaaaatgaatTGCTCTTGGCCTCCATAGGCCCCAAATTCCATATTTTAtcaatataaatacatacaaatagtAAATAGCTCCAATTTGTTCAATCTCCAACTGAAGAAATACAGTTCAGTTAGACTGGACATTTAGCTGATGGTTTTAATGGCTTTTCTACCATGACTGTTTAGCAAATGTACAAGAGATCTGCTGAGCTGCCAGGTAGTATTTTAAGACACAGACTCCACTCAGTTCCACTTTCAGATGTCGACGGTTTATGCCTTTAGTGATATTACAGTCATTTGGAAATTGGAAGTGTAGTGTGGCCTGTAATGCATTCTGGAATATTTGTCTGTGCCAATGTCAAGTCCACACACAAAGTCATGTCCTGGTGCCTCTTCGATAACATGGGTGGAAAAAGAACACATCCGGGCATTTggactgtacttggctagatGTGAACTTCTGAAGGGAACAGTACTTAGGCTGTGGCGATGACGTTTCAcaagaacacaagtacagacaagaaTGCAGATTCAGAACCAAATCGCAGGGAAGACATTATACAAATCTGACTACTACTATCAAAATGTCAGTACACATGCTCCATTTAGGACGACCAACGCAGATTCACAGACATGATGCAAATTCAGTCACAAAGCAACAGAAGTTTTGTTTCCGGAGTTCACAAAAAGGGACTTTTCACTGATGTATTTTGTATAACATCCGTGAATTTGCAGCGCGTTGGAAAAAATGTAGCACAGGTGTTGTGATTTTGATGGACTCGTTTGCAAAGCGTTGGACTTTTTTGGCCAACACAAAGAATCTGACTCCATATAAGTGCAGTTTTGTAGTCTTTAAACCAGAGGTGCCAGAGTTTTTTGTCTTTGGGAGCCAAGGCCGAATACTTGTAGGCTGTGGGTCAGAAATATACATAGTTGTTTTAGAAATAAAGtaagtacactgttaaaagtagaagatcccTGAAGAACTTTTGGAACCTTCTTCAGTATTAACCTTTTTCATCTACTTCAAACTAACTTTTCAAACTAAAGAACTTCCAAAAGCTTCTTACTATCACTATTTCATAGGGAACATTAAGTTATATACaatttttcattgttttaaatTTCTAAAAGTCTAATTTTCTCCTTAGGTGAAGATGTGGGTTTAGTGTAATCTGCTGACAGGCCAAATCATACATCCTCATGGACAAACCTTGACGCATTGGCAACACTTTGGTCAGGCATGCTCTGAAAGGATCTCCAAAGCTAACAGGTGGACAAAACAAGACATACAAGCTGAAAACAGAAAAGGCCCTTACTACTGAAGTGGCTCCTCTCAATGGAACATCTTTGAAAAAAGCAAAGGGTGCAAaaacaagaccacacaaaaccACATACACTTTTTAAAGAGAGCAAACTTTGCATCTAAACATACCAGGACAGTTTTAGGAGGGTAAATACTGTCAAATGTGGCTTTATCTGTTTAGAATCATAGAATCGTATAATGTCTTCTgtagaaaagaacaaaaacaataagTCAACCCATTTATAAAGTGCAACAATGAAACTCCTTTAATAACATTACTAACAATAATTAGAATTACAATCATAAAGCTGTTACTTCAAAAGACACAACAGGACACATAAATAGAACCTCTCTCAAGGTATAAAACATTCAAAAGGTCAGTGTGCAAAAGCAATGTGCCGAATGTGGCTGATAAAGAAATCTAGTTGATGGTGTGCCTGCGAAAGCACGACCTATGTATAGGTTACAACTCTTCCGGTTCACCCGGGTCATCTTCACCTTCTGTTTGCTGaataagagaaaagaaaaacggTCAACTGAGCGCTAAAGATCTGACAACGGTCTGAAGTCACAGATGATACTCACATCTGCATACAGAATAGTGAAGATCGTTTGCAGCGTAGGGTCTGTGTTCTCCCCTTTCTCCAGGCAGAGATGCTCAATGTTCCTCAGTTTGCCGTAATAAAAGTCTCTCTCCTGCTCCAAAACTGTGACGGTGCATTTCAGATCATTGATCTGGtgatcagtaaaaaaaaaataaaaaataaaaaacaataagcaACAGACTGGGAATAATGAGACTGGGGAAGCTGCTGTGCTAAAACCTATGCTGAATAGGCAGATTCTGACTATCAACCCTTAAATGCATGGTGCTATATTGCAACAATCTTTTTTTTGCCTAgcatataaaaattatatacactatatgtacaaaagttTTGTCCACATAACAgtctcttctgaaattaagggctaaataaaaaaaatccacacaCAATTATGCTTTCACAACTGAATTTATGCTACTTTTGttgacttgattgcattcagcaacaagagcattagtgagatcacctcaaactgctccacagcattgcttcatctgctccagacagtcctattctattggcagtacatccctgctctagacaaactgtgtgggtgcaacttaatgtagctgtccacaaacatatggagatatatatatatatatatatatatatatatatatatatatatataatttaacatatttaaacatataacATTTATATTCCAAGCCATTAACAGAATAATTATTTCCATACGTTTCTGTGTATTAATAACCATGTAAAAAGGTTTGTACTTGAATGATGAAAGTAACCAGTGTCCAATGGCAGCGTACTGGTTTACTTCCACTGCATGCACTGCAATTTATATGCAATGTTGGCATATGAGAAGAAgataaatgtaaagaaatgaaatTTCATAGGTATTCAAAATTCATGCAATAAAGGGATTTCATTACATATTCCATTAGAAAGCAAACAGCCtctaaatgtctaaaaaccCACTCATCCGCCTCAAGTCATGTTTTGCGTTATGAGTCTTACACTTGCATATGGGATGTCTGGCACTACGCAAGATGCAAAAATATCTCCtttaaaaacaagcaaaagTACATTGTATAATCCATctgctgtccaattaaaaaaataataataataaaggtttgCGGCAACCCAACGACATTGAAACCAAGATAAAATATCAGAGAGTAAATTATTATTGGCAAAACCTAACCATTTGAGTCAGATCCTCTTTATCTGCAGCAGGTGCTGTCTTAGGAGCAAGTGTGGTTGATCTCTGTGGAGCTGGGTAACAAAACACAGTAGTTGTAAGAACATGGCACATAATACACAAACACTCAAGAAGTGTTATAAATTTTAAAACACCACGCATCTTACCAACTGGTGCTGTTGGCTTGACTGAAGTAATGCGTGCCTCTGCAATTATAATTAAGATTAACCAActtgcaattaaaaaaaaaaagatattctTCTAATGGTCTGGACAGTTTATACAACATTCAATACATCTTATACACTAGATTACATGACTTCATAAATAAAACGTGGTACTGGTGTATTCTGTCCAGCTCTATCCATTAAGTCATTTCTCCTCACCCGAGCTGCTGCCTTTTCTTGGTTTGTTTGCCACAGCTGTAGCCGGAGACTGCGAGGTAGCGGCCTCCTGTCCTTGCCGCGCTGCTTCTGGATCATACTCCTTCCCGTCATAGTTCGCATCGAAGAACTTCTTAAACCACTGCACAAACTCGAAGTTATCCTGGAATTTCCCTTTCACAAGCTTGTCCACAGGGATAACCTGTAAAACAGGGGTAGAACAGGTGGaataaacaaatgttttttggtttgtttttgacCAAAGGGGAAAATATTCAGCCCGTTTTGTCCTTAGGACACTGGGGTGTGACTCACTTTGTTGACCCCAAGCTTCTTAAAGCTGGCCTGGAGGATTTTGAAATTGTAGATGAACTCATGCTCCAGCTTTGCTTGGAATTTCACTTTCTTCAACGGCAAGCAGGACGGGAACAACATATCCATAAACTGACAGTATGCAGCACCTAGGAAGACCGTAACAGCAGCAGTCACCAAAAACACAGGCCACAACTGTGGGTGATCACTTTACTAGACACAGTTAAACATCACTGTATAGGTTTTACTGCCATAAGCAAATCTGGATAATCTAGTAGTTTAATATGGTGGTTGtctttattttacagtgaaatgGGGTTGGGTATACATTCCCTTACACCATTCAAGCCTTGGAGGGAACTTTGACTGGAGTAAAAACACTCACCTGAGGATAGCTGTTCAATCTTAGCATGGTTCATCTGCAGAGAGGTGTTAATCCAGGTCAGCATGTCATGGCGACTGAGGTTGTCACTAGTTACTGAGGTAGAGTAGACGTTCACAGCCATGGCtagaaaaaactaaacaaaacacgaGTTAATGTAGCTAATGTAATCTCTCGTTTATTCAGAAAGCGCAAACTGTAAAGGCTGTATGATCACTGAAGTCTTGGGTGTACCCACCCTCCAGCGCACAGCTATCCTAGCGCTAGCTAACTAAACGTTGAAGGCATCTACAGCACTTTCCTGCCAGCATCTAACTAGCTAACAAAAAGAatagtagctagctatgtgtaaTAAGTATTTTTGACggatagagagacagaaaccACTCAACCTGTACTCTAAAGCTGCTGTAGCAGCCAGCAACATGGACCAGACCGGACCGGACCCGACCCGACAGTCCGGATACTGTTAGCTAGCACTACCTTATTTACACCTGAGGAGCCAGGTTAGCTACGACTACATTCAGATCTTAAACACGTAGTGCTGTTCAACTTCTGatctgaacatctgaacagACCCccacaacaccatcattctgaCTGGAagaaagcaaaataaataaataaataaataaataaaataaatcccTGACGGACTCACTTTTGCCGTAGTTTGCTCCTCAGTAGTGTTGTATCTGCCGCCTCGGCCGCTACAGGTGCAGCCTTCACCTCCGTTGGTTCGCGCCTGCGGTCACCTGATCCACATGGACCTAGCAAAATACAGGTCCTTGTGAGGcgtattaaccctttaaagcctggACCTTCCAATTATAGCCAGAAAATTCCAAATCTTTCAAAGTGAAGTTCTTATTTTACTTTCGgaacaattattttttaaaggttattaaataacattttacgtctgacttttattttgtatcatagGTGATACATCCGGAATTTGTGGCTCATAACaggtgttgtttttgttaaacAGACGTAAAGGTACAACTGTATAACCACAAAATGTTTCTCAAGTAATTTCAAGAAATCTATGTATGTTTAGAGGCATGTAGCGCGCAGTTAATCCACAAGGGAACAGACAACCTGTATctgattattttcttatttatgtaaataataattatttatttattatatatattattatatatatataatatttagctacattatatatatatatatatatatatatatatatgcctaaaacacagcacccaaaagacctaaacagctacaggccggtggcactgacttctCATCTGCTGAAGTCACTGGAGGTGCTGGTCCTTAACGACATCCACTCTCTGGCTttgcctaccagcctggtgttgggttggatgatgctgtcatctatcttctacacagagctctttcttaCCTGAAGAAGCatggcagcactgtgaggatcaccttctttgatttctccagtgcttttaacaccatacagccagttgttattgcttttttttttactttcattatttacattgtgtatatagtggtaatttagtgtcttgctatcccttttctgctgtgacactgagaatttccccactgtgggactaataaagaattatcttatcttactgttttcattgtgttttatttaggaattctctcatataattaattatttcattacaTTAATAACGCTGGGGTTCTAACAACTCAAGTATGATACACTTggcattaaggggttaaggggttaactatAGTAGGTACACATGTATTTTCTTAGGCCCAGATTATGTCTAAATGAAGTCCCAATCTGGGGTGATTTACCATGGGCTCTGCAATTTAGTTAGGCTCATATCTGGTAAATGGACCCTTAATGTTCAGTTTAGTGTGTAAGCTTGTGAAAAAAAGATGAATGTTTTATTAGTACTTTATTCAGCTTTAAAGATGGATATTTCGGTTTATAAAAAAGATTTGTATTTACTACTTAAAGacaatatttattattgatattttactttaatatttatttatataagggACATGTATCCATTACTGTTTTACAAAATCTTCAAACCATTAGTGGGAACAAATTCACATAACCTTACATCATGAAAATTGTGCCTAATCACAACCTATATCTAAGTGTaaaaaacacatacagtacatcaAGACTGGATACACTGATATTCAGTACAGGAAAAACTGGCCACTGGTTAGTTTCTTCCTACAAGACATCTTAACAAGAAATAGGCATCTATTacaagcaaccacctaaaatgaATATAATGTGAGATGAAATGAAACACAGGAGACCTGGAACAATTCATTAAACTAGTATTTATTTGTCACCAAGTACACTGACATTGATATGGGTTGATTATGCTCAAGTAAACACCAAATTAAACTATGAAGACAAAACCTGAGCCCATTTTTCTAACTGTAGATTTAAGACAATTAAACTGTATTACGATAATCTTTGTGGTAGACACTGGGAAAGTGTCtaccacaaagaaaaaaaaatgttcattcTCAGATCAAAAGATTCCAAGTATAAAagtctaatgctaatgctaacataaCTGATGTTGTTCAGTACAAGAACATAGCACCAAATGAAGTCCTGAAAAACgtacacacacttgcacacggCATAGAGATAGTGTTGTGTTCCTTGATTTGCCAgtaaaaacagtcatttttgACATGAAGGTCCTCTACGGCCTTGAGACCTGCTGGTGTTAAGAGCTCTGAGGAATTCTCTTGATGTGTTTACAACATTATGATACATGAAAATGGACAGACAGACTAACTTACATGAGTCACTTTTCACACGTAGAATTAAAAGGCTCTTAActacagtacaatacacaaCAGCCTTGAGTTTCTCTCCAGAACCCTACAGACATGTGTCTACACAATTGACAGTGCTAGACCGGGAATTAACAGGATTCTGCATACTGCATAAATACTAGTTACAGAGCCGCCACATAAGAGCACCATGCATTTTATATGCATTTCCTTATGGAGCAAATACTGTTTTCTTAGCACCTTTGTTGAGCACCTAGAGTCTGTATTCCATCAAATCGTTGTCCAGTTGTCCACTAAACTTTCATATTTAATGGTCAAATGTTGTATTATATTTGGGTAATGTTGAATGTCATCACTGTTACCAGCCTGCTCAGCTTGTTCTACGCTACACTCTATTCTAAAGCATTCCCTCTGAAAAACCTGGAATCAGGTTCAAATGAAAGTACTACTGTCCGTCCTCATGTAGGCACTTACATAGCTTCAGTCTTTGACCCTCTGATATCCTCTGGCAGATTccagtggaaaaaaaacagcacgTTTTTGCTGATATAATACACAGCACCAGTTCCATACAGTACACAGCATACAATAGTACAACCTGTTTTGAGCTTTGAATCATTAGGATTAAAAAATCTATCTaccataaaaaatatattacatgATTAGCTGATCATTAGCATGATTACACTCAGTATTGTAAAAATACGTAGTGGTGATGGTGTAAGATTACTGTGTACTAGGGCAAGTAAACatgattaatattttaaaagatGATGAGTTCCaaaatctgtaactgtgtgagcacaaggacaaaaaataaaattgtgcTAAACAGTTTTAGAGTCTTGGGGGAAACATCATCCACAGATTtaggaagggggtggggggaatGAGGTATACAGAATCAGGATTGAGAGATTGTACAGTGATGGACCTCATTAAACTTTGATCACAAAATCCTGACTTTAAAGCCAAGCTCATTTTCATTCCTTAAATTATAAATAGCTGAACAGTATTTCTACAGACTATGAATCACAGAATGTCACTGAGGTAGTGGATGGGGGTTGACTTGGCTCTTTCCAGCATTAGAAAAAACATGATCTAAGTCATAAAAGTGTACAAAATAGATATACAGTAAATCAGATGTACATATAGAACCAAGAAAGTGTCTGTGCGTTCTGAAAGGCCTGATCACACAGGAAAACTGATCAAGTCACGTTAAAACACTAAAAACTGTGTAATGTTAAAAACAGAGGTGAAATGCTGTGAGGTCAAAGTCTGCAGAAACACCAAAAACGAATTAAAAGGCAATTAATTCGGTAGAACCATGTGTTGTAGTGATTGTAGGTAGAGCCTTCTACTTCTACACTACCCTTCCCCTACTGAATGTCTGGTTTGGTCCTACCATTGAATGGTATGAGGTTGACTAGGACTCGCATTCGAAATAATCCTTGAGTAGAGGGAACAGGTGCCGTATAACAGGAACGCTCCAGGAGCGTCCCAGAACCTTCTGCCTCTGTCCTCGACCCATGTTATT
It includes:
- the mapre1a gene encoding microtubule-associated protein RP/EB family member 1a isoform X2, giving the protein MAVNVYSTSVTSDNLSRHDMLTWINTSLQMNHAKIEQLSSGAAYCQFMDMLFPSCLPLKKVKFQAKLEHEFIYNFKILQASFKKLGVNKVIPVDKLVKGKFQDNFEFVQWFKKFFDANYDGKEYDPEAARQGQEAATSQSPATAVANKPRKGSSSEARITSVKPTAPVAPQRSTTLAPKTAPAADKEDLTQMINDLKCTVTVLEQERDFYYGKLRNIEHLCLEKGENTDPTLQTIFTILYADKTLYDSMILNR
- the mapre1a gene encoding microtubule-associated protein RP/EB family member 1a isoform X1, with product MAVNVYSTSVTSDNLSRHDMLTWINTSLQMNHAKIEQLSSGAAYCQFMDMLFPSCLPLKKVKFQAKLEHEFIYNFKILQASFKKLGVNKVIPVDKLVKGKFQDNFEFVQWFKKFFDANYDGKEYDPEAARQGQEAATSQSPATAVANKPRKGSSSEARITSVKPTAPVAPQRSTTLAPKTAPAADKEDLTQMINDLKCTVTVLEQERDFYYGKLRNIEHLCLEKGENTDPTLQTIFTILYADQTEGEDDPGEPEEL